The Microbacterium maritypicum genome contains a region encoding:
- a CDS encoding GntR family transcriptional regulator — MTSTPETPLGIVGVVDAVTAQLRGRILSGEIRSGDPLTEAAVSQSFGVARPSAKAAIEQLVASGLLVRTAHRSARVVGIDPEAVRDVYRTRTRLESAALRDLAVTRTVPRAALEANAEILAMPPGPDPATVDPDLRFHTALIDALDSERTGRMYRSVLDEVRLCMAQVQGRRLLDAAAIAAQHADILAAVASGDGERAAALLDAHLSSAEERLVEALDAD; from the coding sequence ATGACCAGCACACCGGAGACACCGCTGGGAATCGTCGGCGTCGTGGATGCGGTGACGGCCCAGCTGCGTGGTCGTATCCTCAGCGGCGAGATCCGTTCGGGAGATCCGCTCACGGAAGCCGCGGTGTCACAGTCGTTCGGCGTCGCCCGCCCGAGCGCGAAGGCGGCGATCGAGCAGCTCGTGGCGAGCGGGCTCCTGGTGCGTACTGCGCATCGGAGCGCGCGTGTGGTCGGGATCGATCCCGAGGCCGTGCGCGACGTCTACCGGACCAGGACCCGCCTCGAGAGCGCCGCACTTCGCGACCTCGCCGTGACCAGGACGGTTCCGCGTGCCGCGCTCGAGGCGAATGCGGAGATCCTCGCGATGCCCCCCGGCCCCGACCCGGCGACCGTGGATCCGGACCTGCGGTTCCACACCGCTCTCATCGATGCGCTCGACAGCGAGCGCACCGGACGCATGTACCGCAGCGTCCTCGACGAGGTGCGGCTGTGCATGGCGCAGGTGCAGGGGCGTCGCCTTCTCGACGCTGCGGCCATCGCCGCTCAGCACGCCGACATCCTCGCTGCCGTCGCCTCGGGAGACGGGGAGCGCGCCGCAGCCCTCCTCGATGCGCATCTGTCGTCGGCGGAGGAGCGGCTCGTGGAGGCGCTCGACGCGGACTAG
- a CDS encoding FAD-binding and (Fe-S)-binding domain-containing protein codes for MSVHLSDNLPTEQRSTVTTTLAEPLDPALLGSTTQVHSRSIDRFARAHDASHYLLIPDAVLSPADAEGVARAFGAVRAAGRTMTFRSGGTSLSGQSVSGDILVDTRSNFRDIRVEDDGAMVRVGPGATVRQVNTRLTRYRRKLGPDPASEIACTIGGVVANNSSGMACGITENSYQTIESMTVVLPSGTILDTGRPDANEVLRAAEPAIADGLLDLRARLLASPEHVAFLRQQFSMKNTMGYGLNALLDFDDPVRILEHLIIGSEGTLAFVAEARFRTIEVRPSIATGLLVFETLSAAMTALPDLTRLGLATIELLDAASLRVAQGLSDVPAAIAEIEVRGHAALLVEVHAADAEALVEASAAAQAHFEALPLAVAPRLTTDASERAALWHVRKGLYTAVAGARPSGTTALLEDIVVPVPRLLHTCERLIELFAAHGYEGSVIFGHAKDGNIHFLLNERFDDPDSVARYRRFTDDLVDLVLSQQGSLKAEHGTGRIMAPFVRRQYGDELTDMMWEIKHLLDPDRILNPGVVLSDDPDSYLHDLKRVPTVEKEVDRCVECGYCEPTCPSKSITLTPRQRIVIRRDMAWAEEQGDTELLRDLQKDYDYDGVQTCAVDGMCGVACPVDINTGDLVRRLRAEQSNALEGAVWGTAAKHWSTVTRAGGVALTVADALPAPLVRGVTHLGRAVLGADTVPLYDGGLPHGGSKPPRPVSPADAQAVFFGACIGTMFGAEGEGQGSRDALRELLDRAGIPVVIPEENGGLCCGTPWKSKGHLDGYALMSDRVLDSLWEASRHGELPVVCDAASCTEGLDVMLAQSVAKNPRYAGLRIEDATTFVAREVLPRLSVSAKLPTVAVHPTCSTTALGATGALTAIAGAVADDVFIPEGWGCCAFAGDRGMLHPELTASATAQESAEIAEAESARGGFDAFVSANRTCEIGMTRATGRPYRHVIEVLEELTRP; via the coding sequence ATGTCGGTACACTTGTCAGACAATCTTCCGACGGAGCAGAGGAGCACCGTGACGACCACCCTCGCCGAGCCGCTGGATCCCGCACTGCTGGGTTCCACGACACAGGTCCACTCGCGCTCCATCGATCGTTTCGCCCGCGCTCATGATGCCTCGCACTACCTGCTGATCCCCGACGCCGTGCTCTCCCCCGCGGATGCCGAGGGCGTCGCCCGCGCCTTCGGCGCCGTCCGCGCCGCCGGACGCACCATGACGTTCCGCTCCGGGGGTACCAGCCTGTCCGGGCAGAGCGTGAGCGGCGACATCCTCGTCGACACACGCAGCAACTTCCGCGACATCCGCGTGGAGGACGACGGTGCCATGGTGCGCGTCGGACCCGGCGCGACCGTGCGCCAGGTCAACACCAGGCTCACGCGGTATCGCCGCAAGCTCGGCCCCGACCCGGCGAGCGAGATCGCGTGCACGATCGGCGGAGTCGTCGCGAACAACTCCAGCGGCATGGCGTGCGGCATCACCGAGAACTCGTACCAGACCATCGAGTCGATGACGGTCGTGCTGCCGAGCGGGACGATCCTCGACACGGGTCGCCCGGATGCGAACGAGGTGCTGCGCGCGGCAGAGCCCGCGATCGCCGACGGCCTTCTCGATCTGCGGGCACGTCTGCTCGCCTCGCCCGAGCACGTCGCGTTCCTCCGCCAGCAGTTCTCGATGAAGAACACCATGGGCTACGGCCTGAACGCACTGCTCGACTTCGACGATCCGGTACGCATCCTCGAGCACCTCATCATCGGATCCGAGGGCACGCTCGCGTTCGTGGCCGAGGCCCGCTTCCGCACGATCGAGGTGCGCCCCTCGATCGCCACCGGTCTGCTGGTGTTCGAGACGCTCTCCGCGGCCATGACCGCTCTTCCCGACCTGACCCGGCTCGGTCTCGCCACCATCGAGCTGCTGGATGCCGCGTCGCTGCGCGTCGCGCAGGGGCTGAGCGACGTCCCGGCGGCCATCGCCGAGATCGAGGTCCGCGGACACGCCGCTCTCCTGGTCGAGGTTCACGCCGCCGACGCGGAGGCCCTCGTCGAGGCGAGCGCTGCGGCGCAGGCGCACTTCGAGGCGCTGCCGCTGGCGGTGGCACCCCGCCTCACCACGGATGCGAGCGAGCGCGCCGCGCTGTGGCACGTGCGAAAGGGCCTCTACACCGCTGTGGCGGGTGCGCGTCCCTCCGGCACGACCGCGCTTCTGGAGGACATCGTGGTGCCGGTGCCACGACTTCTGCACACCTGCGAGCGGCTGATCGAGCTGTTCGCCGCGCACGGCTACGAGGGCTCGGTGATCTTCGGGCACGCCAAGGACGGCAACATCCATTTCCTGCTCAACGAGCGTTTCGACGATCCCGACAGCGTCGCGCGCTACCGGCGCTTCACCGACGACCTGGTCGACCTCGTGCTCTCCCAGCAGGGATCCCTGAAGGCCGAGCACGGCACCGGACGCATCATGGCGCCGTTCGTGCGACGCCAGTACGGTGACGAACTCACCGACATGATGTGGGAGATCAAGCACCTGCTCGACCCCGACCGCATCCTGAACCCCGGAGTGGTCCTCTCCGATGACCCCGATTCGTACCTGCACGACCTGAAGCGGGTGCCGACGGTCGAGAAGGAAGTCGACCGCTGTGTCGAATGCGGCTACTGCGAGCCGACCTGTCCGAGCAAGAGCATCACCCTCACGCCGCGGCAGCGCATCGTGATCCGCCGCGACATGGCGTGGGCCGAGGAGCAGGGCGACACCGAACTGCTCCGCGATCTGCAGAAGGACTACGACTACGACGGCGTGCAGACCTGCGCGGTCGACGGCATGTGCGGTGTGGCGTGCCCCGTCGACATCAACACCGGTGATCTCGTGCGCCGGCTCAGGGCAGAGCAGTCGAATGCGCTCGAGGGAGCCGTGTGGGGCACCGCGGCCAAGCATTGGAGCACGGTCACCCGCGCCGGAGGTGTCGCGCTCACCGTCGCCGATGCGCTCCCCGCTCCGCTCGTGCGCGGAGTGACGCACCTCGGCCGGGCGGTGCTCGGCGCCGACACCGTGCCGCTCTACGACGGCGGACTCCCCCACGGCGGCTCGAAGCCACCGCGCCCTGTGTCACCGGCCGATGCGCAGGCGGTCTTCTTCGGCGCCTGCATCGGCACCATGTTCGGCGCGGAAGGCGAGGGCCAGGGCTCTCGAGACGCGCTGCGCGAGCTGCTCGACCGCGCAGGCATCCCCGTCGTCATCCCGGAGGAGAACGGCGGCCTCTGCTGCGGCACCCCATGGAAGTCGAAGGGCCACCTCGACGGTTACGCCCTCATGTCGGACCGGGTGCTCGACTCGCTCTGGGAGGCCAGCCGCCACGGCGAGCTTCCCGTGGTGTGCGACGCCGCGTCGTGCACCGAGGGTCTGGATGTGATGCTCGCCCAGTCCGTCGCGAAGAACCCGCGCTACGCCGGGCTTCGCATCGAGGATGCCACGACGTTCGTGGCCCGTGAGGTGCTCCCCCGGCTGAGCGTGTCGGCGAAGCTCCCCACCGTCGCGGTGCATCCGACCTGCTCCACGACCGCGCTCGGAGCGACAGGGGCGCTGACGGCGATCGCCGGGGCCGTCGCCGATGACGTGTTCATTCCCGAGGGCTGGGGCTGCTGCGCCTTCGCGGGAGATCGCGGCATGCTGCATCCGGAACTCACCGCCAGTGCGACCGCCCAGGAGTCCGCGGAGATCGCCGAGGCCGAGAGCGCACGCGGCGGCTTCGATGCGTTCGTCTCGGCGAACCGCACGTGCGAGATCGGCATGACCCGCGCCACCGGCCGGCCGTACCGCCACGTGATCGAGGTGCTCGAGGAGCTCACCCGCCCCTGA
- the serA gene encoding phosphoglycerate dehydrogenase — protein MPKPVVLIAEVLSPATIDALGPDFDVRDVDGTDREALFAALADADAVLVRSATRIDEEALTHAPKLKVVARAGVGLDNVDIKAATAAGVMVVNAPTSNIVSAAELTVGHILSLARRIPAAHASLSAGAWKRSSFTGAELFEKTVGIVGLGRIGALVAARLAAFDMRVVAYDPYVTSARAQQLGVQLLSLDELVAESDFLTIHMPKTPETTGMIGAEQFKAMKPTAFVVNVARGGLIDEEALHAALVAGEIAGAGLDVFTSEPPAEGGTARPLLDLPNVVVTPHLGASTEEAQEKAGVSVAKSVRLALGGDLVPDAVNVAGGVIDPYVRPGISLVEKLGQIFAALATSPLTSLDVEVHGELNDYDVSVLKLAALKGVFTNIVSETVSYVNAPLLAEQRGIAVRLLKDDVSDEYRNVITLSGALSDGSQLSVSGTLTGPKQTEKLVGINDHTLELPIEKNHVVMLYTDRPGIVAVYGQKFGEAGINIAGMQIARRAAGAQALSVLTLDSPVSEELLEDVSAAIDADLFRQIEITEV, from the coding sequence GTGCCGAAGCCTGTCGTGCTTATCGCCGAAGTACTCTCTCCCGCCACGATCGACGCTCTCGGTCCCGACTTCGACGTCCGCGACGTCGACGGCACCGACCGGGAGGCGCTGTTCGCGGCGCTCGCGGACGCGGACGCCGTGCTGGTCCGCTCGGCGACCCGCATCGACGAGGAGGCTCTGACTCACGCCCCGAAGCTGAAGGTCGTCGCCCGCGCCGGCGTGGGCCTCGACAACGTCGACATCAAGGCCGCCACCGCGGCCGGTGTCATGGTCGTGAACGCGCCGACCTCGAACATCGTCTCGGCCGCCGAGCTCACGGTCGGCCACATCCTCAGCCTCGCTCGCCGTATTCCGGCCGCGCACGCCTCGCTGTCCGCCGGCGCGTGGAAGCGCAGCTCGTTCACCGGCGCCGAACTGTTCGAGAAGACCGTCGGCATCGTCGGCCTCGGACGCATCGGTGCCCTCGTCGCCGCCCGACTCGCGGCGTTCGACATGCGCGTCGTCGCCTACGACCCTTACGTCACCTCGGCACGTGCCCAGCAGCTGGGCGTGCAGCTGCTCTCGCTCGACGAGCTCGTGGCCGAGTCCGACTTCCTGACCATCCACATGCCCAAGACGCCTGAGACGACGGGCATGATCGGCGCCGAGCAGTTCAAGGCCATGAAGCCGACCGCTTTCGTGGTCAACGTAGCGCGCGGTGGGCTCATCGACGAGGAGGCGCTGCACGCGGCTCTCGTCGCGGGCGAGATCGCGGGTGCCGGCCTCGACGTCTTCACCTCAGAGCCCCCGGCAGAGGGGGGCACCGCCCGCCCGCTCCTGGATCTTCCCAACGTCGTCGTCACCCCGCACCTCGGTGCCAGCACGGAAGAGGCGCAGGAGAAGGCGGGCGTCTCGGTCGCGAAGTCCGTGCGCCTCGCGCTCGGCGGCGATCTGGTGCCGGACGCGGTGAACGTCGCCGGTGGTGTGATCGATCCCTACGTGCGCCCCGGCATCTCGCTCGTCGAGAAGCTCGGACAGATCTTCGCAGCGCTCGCGACCTCGCCGCTCACCAGCCTCGACGTCGAGGTGCACGGTGAGCTGAACGACTACGACGTGAGCGTGCTGAAGCTCGCGGCGCTCAAGGGCGTCTTCACGAACATCGTCAGCGAGACCGTCTCGTACGTGAACGCTCCGCTGCTCGCCGAGCAGCGCGGCATCGCGGTGCGGCTGCTCAAGGACGATGTGAGCGACGAGTACCGCAACGTGATCACGCTGAGCGGTGCGCTCTCCGACGGCTCGCAGCTCTCGGTCTCCGGAACGCTGACCGGTCCGAAGCAGACCGAGAAGCTGGTCGGCATCAACGACCACACCCTCGAGCTGCCGATCGAGAAGAACCATGTCGTGATGCTCTACACCGACCGTCCCGGCATCGTGGCGGTCTACGGCCAGAAGTTCGGCGAAGCCGGCATCAACATCGCGGGCATGCAGATCGCCCGTCGGGCGGCCGGCGCGCAGGCGCTCAGCGTGCTGACGCTCGACTCGCCCGTGTCGGAGGAGCTGCTCGAAGACGTGAGCGCCGCGATCGACGCCGACCTCTTCCGCCAGATCGAGATCACCGAGGTCTGA